The following coding sequences are from one Triticum aestivum cultivar Chinese Spring chromosome 5A, IWGSC CS RefSeq v2.1, whole genome shotgun sequence window:
- the LOC123104375 gene encoding pentatricopeptide repeat-containing protein At3g49170, chloroplastic yields MPSPSLPAGAAMASTLAALPPGLPPSPPPIQTPHRHFSPRTPNLQALSSETPSASAAASLLAAAARAGDLRLGRALHRRLLGTEVLDTDALVANSLLTMYSKCGHVSAARRVFDGMRGLRDLVSWTAMAFCLARNGAEQEALLLLGEMLESGLRPNAFTLCAAARACFPGELFRLSGAVVLGFALKTGFWGTDVSVGCALIDMFARNGHLVAARKVFDGLVERTVVVWTLMITRYVQGGCAGKAVELFLGMLEDGFEPDGYTMSSMISACAEQGSVRLGQQLHSLVLRLGLVSDTCVSSGLVDMYAKLQMEQSMECARKVFKRMPTHNVMSWTALISGYVQCGAQENNAIELLCEMLNESIEPNHITYSSLLKACANLSDQDSGRQIHARVMKTSIGNVNVVGNALVSMYAESGCMVEARKAFDQLYESNILSTSSDIGGTESSNASWSSQIESMDVGVSTFTFASLLSAATTVGLPTKGQQLHALSIKAGFESDKGISNSLVSMYSRCGYLDDACRAFDEMDDRNVISWTSVISGLAKHGHAERALSLFHDMILSGVKPNDVTYIAVLSACSHVGLVKEGKEYFRSMQKDHGLIPRMEHYACMVDLLARSGLVQEALEFINEMPCKADALIWKTLLGACRTYDSIEIGKIAANHVIDLEPRDPAPYVLLSNLYAHGGLWDEVARIRSLMRHKNLSKETGLSWMHVGNTIHEFRAGDTGHPQAQEIYAKLAVLIREIKDIGYVPDTSIVFHDMSDELKEECLLQHSEKIAVAFGLITTSPTKPIRIFKNLRVCADCHSAIKYISKSTGREVILRDSNRFHRMKDGKCSCGEYW; encoded by the coding sequence GCAGGCGCTCTCGTCCGAAAccccctccgcctccgccgcggcgtcgctcctcgccgccgccgcgcgcgccggcgACCTCCGCCTCGGCCGCGcgctccaccgccgcctcctcggCACCGAGGTCCTCGACACCGACGCCTTGGTCGCCAACTCGCTCCTCACCATGTACTCCAAGTGCGGCCACGTGAGCGCCGCGCGCAGGGTGTTCGACGGAATGCGCGGCCTGCGGGACCTCGTGTCCTGGACGGCGATGGCCTTCTGCCTCGCGCGAAACGGCGCGGAGCAGGAGGCCCTGCTCCTCCTCGGCGAGATGCTCGAGTCGGGGCTCCGGCCCAACGCGTTCACGCTCTGTGCCGCGGCTCGTGCCTGCTTTCCGGGGGAGCTCTTTCGCCTGTCTGGCGCCGTGGTCCTTGGGTTTGCGCTCAAGACGGGGTTCTGGGGCACCGACGTGTCGGTGGGCTGCGCATTGATTGATATGTTTGCGAGGAACGGACACCTGGTGGCAGCACGGAAGGTGTTTGATGGGTTGGTTGAGAGGACAGTGGTCGTCTGGACGCTGATGATTACACGGTATGTGCAAGGCGGGTGTGCAGGCAAGGCGGTTGAATTATTTCTTGGCATGCTAGAAGATGGTTTTGAGCCCGACGGATACACCATGAGCAGCATGATTTCGGCATGCGCAGAGCAGGGATCGGTCAGATTGGGGCAGCAACTGCATTCTCTAGTACTACGGCTGGGGTTGGTTTCTGATACTTGTGTGAGCTCTGGACTAGTGGACATGTACGCAAAATTGCAAATGGAACAGTCCATGGAATGTGCAAGGAAAGTCTTCAAACGAATGCCCACACATAACGTTATGTCATGGACAGCACTGATATCAGGATATGTGCAATGTGGAGCACAGGAAAACAATGCAATAGAACTCCTCTGCGAAATGTTAAATGAGAGCATCGAACCAAACCACATCACATATTCTAGTCTTCTTAAGGCCTGTGCAAACCTTTCTGATCAAGATTCAGGCAGACAGATTCATGCCCGTGTCATGAAAACCAGCATAGGGAATGTAAACGTTGTTGGGAATGCTCTGGTCAGCATGTATGCTGAATCTGGTTGCATGGTGGAGGCTAGAAAGGCGTTCGACCAGCTTTATGAAAGCAACATACTTTCCACCAGTTCTGATATTGGTGGAACTGAGAGCAGCAATGCCTCTTGGAGTTCTCAGATTGAGAGCATGGACGTCGGAGTCAGCACCTTCACATTTGCTAGTCTGCTTAGTGCTGCTACCACTGTAGGGTTGCCAACCAAGGGTCAGCAACTGCATGCGCTTTCAATCAAAGCAGGCTTTGAGTCTGATAAAGGTATAAGCAACTCCCTTGTTTCCATGTATTCTAGGTGTGGATATTTGGATGATGCTTGTCGAGCATTTGATGAAATGGACGACCGTAATGTGATTTCATGGACTTCAGTAATCAGTGGCTTAGCCAAGCATGGGCACGCGGAACGAGCGTTGTCATTGTTTCATGACATGATCTTATCCGGTGTCAAACCAAATGATGTCACATACATTGCTGTGTTATCTGCCTGTAGCCATGTTGGTCTGGTGAAAGAAGGAAAGGAATACTTCAGATCAATGCAGAAGGATCATGGACTCATACCGAGGATGGAACATTATGCTTGCATGGTGGATCTTCTTGCACGATCAGGTCTTGTTCAAGAAGCCCTGGAGTTCATTAATGAAATGCCCTGTAAAGCGGATGCATTGATTTGGAAGACTCTGCTCGGTGCTTGTAGGACTTACGATAGTATTGAGATTGGTAAAATTGCAGCTAATCATGTCATAGATCTCGAGCCGCGAGATCCAGCTCCATACGTCCTTCTCTCAAACTTGTATGCCCATGGTGGTTTATGGGACGAAGTTGCAAGAATAAGGAGTCTGATGAGACACAAGAACTTGAGTAAAGAAACTGGCTTGAGTTGGATGCATGTTGGAAATACCATTCACGAGTTCAGAGCTGGTGACACCGGCCATCCGCAAGCACAAGAGATCTATGCAAAGTTGGCTGTGCTGATCAGAGAAATTAAAGACATTGGCTACGTACCAGACACAAGCATCGTGTTCCATGACATGTCGgatgagctcaaggaggagtgTCTGCTCCAGCACAGCGAGAAGATTGCTGTGGCATTTGGTTTGATTACTACATCGCCAACAAAACCAATAAGGATCTTTAAGAATCTCCGTGTGTGCGCAGATTGCCATTCTGCAATCAAGTATATCTCTAAATCGACTGGAAGGGAGGTAATATTGAGAGATAGCAACAGGTTCCATAGGATGAAAGATGGGAAATGCTCATGCGGGGAGTACTGGTGA